A window of the Bacteriovorax sp. PP10 genome harbors these coding sequences:
- a CDS encoding 2Fe-2S iron-sulfur cluster-binding protein, translated as MTEKVKITWNGKQIEAVKGSNLLQAALDNGQEVAHYCYHAGLSIAGVCRMCMVEQDGVPRSFPACNATCGEGMVIRNDTPKIKAAVEATLQFHLLNHPLDCPVCDQAGECGLQDYYMKHGQYDSQMIDKKVHKEKVQDIGKNVMLDAERCILCSRCTRFTEEVTKTNELGILNRGDHAEITVNENLKNDYAQNLVDICPVGALTSKDFRFKQRVWFLEEVFTTCIGCETGCSVKVSQNKNGSYRVKPVFDEAVNGHWMCDDGRSIYKHVSSPTRLQNASENMNGLFVPADELKIVEMVKGKKSKFILSTSLTNQEYASFFASVKGSNSEVALYTLPSVGPEFDGILRRGDKNANLRGAQAAFSAAGFDHTQAGLDKILNNVGSSDVVYVVVPEILYNEDHFNTLLKKIEKASTRIALTPGETLSSMKVFNYLLPVPSFLEKEGDIVNFQGTARKLNAGLSYGETTKDISYYGKWVNV; from the coding sequence ATGACTGAAAAAGTAAAAATCACATGGAACGGAAAACAAATTGAAGCTGTAAAAGGCTCAAACCTATTACAAGCTGCTCTTGATAACGGTCAAGAAGTGGCGCACTACTGCTACCACGCAGGTCTATCGATCGCGGGTGTTTGTCGTATGTGTATGGTTGAACAGGACGGTGTTCCTCGTTCATTCCCAGCATGTAATGCAACTTGTGGCGAAGGTATGGTTATCCGTAACGATACACCAAAAATCAAAGCTGCTGTTGAAGCGACTCTTCAATTCCACTTATTAAACCATCCGCTTGACTGTCCAGTTTGTGACCAGGCCGGAGAGTGTGGACTTCAAGATTACTACATGAAGCACGGTCAGTACGACTCTCAAATGATCGACAAAAAAGTTCATAAAGAGAAAGTTCAAGATATCGGTAAAAACGTTATGCTTGATGCTGAAAGATGTATTCTTTGTTCACGTTGTACTCGCTTCACAGAAGAAGTGACAAAAACAAATGAACTAGGAATCTTAAACAGAGGTGACCACGCGGAAATCACTGTTAACGAAAACCTAAAAAATGATTACGCTCAAAACCTTGTTGATATCTGCCCGGTTGGAGCTCTAACTTCAAAAGACTTCCGTTTCAAACAACGTGTATGGTTCCTTGAAGAAGTGTTCACAACTTGTATCGGATGCGAAACAGGATGTTCGGTAAAAGTTTCTCAAAACAAAAACGGTTCTTACAGAGTAAAACCAGTATTTGATGAAGCAGTTAACGGTCACTGGATGTGTGATGATGGTCGCTCAATTTACAAACACGTTTCAAGTCCAACAAGACTTCAAAACGCGTCTGAAAACATGAACGGTCTATTCGTTCCAGCTGATGAATTAAAAATCGTTGAAATGGTTAAAGGTAAAAAGTCTAAGTTCATCTTATCGACTTCTTTAACAAACCAAGAATACGCAAGCTTCTTTGCATCTGTTAAAGGATCAAACTCAGAAGTGGCACTATACACACTTCCATCAGTTGGACCTGAGTTCGATGGAATCCTAAGACGAGGGGACAAGAACGCTAACCTTCGTGGTGCTCAAGCGGCCTTCTCTGCAGCTGGATTTGATCACACTCAAGCAGGCCTTGATAAAATTCTTAACAATGTTGGATCATCTGATGTTGTGTACGTTGTAGTTCCAGAAATTCTTTACAACGAAGATCACTTCAACACGCTTCTAAAGAAAATCGAAAAAGCTTCTACAAGAATCGCTTTAACTCCAGGTGAAACTCTTTCTTCAATGAAAGTTTTCAACTACCTGTTACCAGTTCCAAGCTTCCTTGAAAAAGAAGGCGACATCGTTAACTTCCAAGGAACAGCGAGAAAGTTAAACGCAGGTCTAAGCTACGGTGAAACAACAAAAGACATTAGCTACTACGGAAAATGGGTGAACGTATGA